The sequence CAAGTTGATTGATACTTTAAGTAATTATCAGGGTATTGGAAAATGCCGAATCATCGTTGTTTTTGATGCATACCGCGTTCAGGGGCACCGTGAAGAGATAATGAAATACCATAATATCCACTTAGTATATACAAAAGAGGCCCAGACGGCAGACCAGTATATTGAAAAGTTTACCCATGACAATAGTAAAAAGTATAAAATTACAGTGGCCACATCAGACGGTTTGCAGCAAATAATAGTCCGGGGACAAGGAGGACATTTACTATCAGCTAGGGAGCTAAAGGAAGAAATTCAGCGAGCAAATGAGAGAGTAACACAGGAAACACTAAAATTGCAGGAGTCTGATCCTAACTATCTAGGAGACACAATAACTGCGGATGCCAAAGAGAAAATGAAGGATATGGTTAAGGATATGGAGCGTTAGTATATTGTATAGGGGGGGAACCAAATGGATTATACAAATTTAATTCAAAAAACCATAGACTATATTGATGATAATATTTTTGAAGAAATAACAGTAGAGAATCTAGCAAAAATAGCAGGATTCTCTACATATCATTACTATAAACTATTTAGAAATTATGTAGGGGTTCCCATAAAGGAATATGTAACAAGACGAAGGCTCCAGTACGCACTTTATGAACTTAGCCAAGGTAAGAAGATAATAGATATAGCTATGACATATGGCTTTGAAACCCATGCAGGATTTACCAAGGCCTTCAAAAAAACCTTTGGATATCCCCCAAATTTTTATAGAATACATGCTCCTATTGGTATCCCCCAGAGAGTTAATTTGAAGAGGCTTAAGGACAGCAAGGCTGGTGGCATTGTAATGCAACCTAAAATAACGTGCCGAGATGGCTTTAAATTGGTTGGTTATGAGTTTAAAACAACTTTAAATAACAATGCTCATTGTAGGGATATTCCAGCTTTTTTACATAGATTTGAAACAGAAGATAAAGAAATCAAACTATATGAGACACAGAATCCCCCTAAGCATGGAGAATATGGAATATGCACAAGTACTAACTTAGAGAAAGATGAGTTTTCATATATTTTAGGTGTAGAAGTGACTAATTTTGATAGTGCCTTAGAGGAAATGTATACTTTAGATGTCTTGCCAGCAACCTACGCAGTATTTACATCACCAGATGTATCAAGTGCTGATTTTGAGAAATCTGTAATAGGTACATGGCAATATATACTTGAAGAGTGGTTCCCAAACTCACCCTATGAGATTGATGATAGCCAGCCAGACTTTGAGTTTTACAACGAAAGATGTCACCCATGGGTTTATGAAAAGGTGCACATGTATATCTACATACCCGTGAAAATAAAAAGTCGTAACCGTTAGGTTTCGACTTTTTTAGTACTCAAAAAAGGATGATTTTCCTGAAAGTATGGGATTTTAGATCAGAAAAGTCATTTTTAAATGACAGTGACTTTGCCTGAAAGCAACCTGAAGGTGGAAAAACATAACAAATTAGGATAAGAAAATTAAATTCAGCAATGATACTATGTATTTGATAACAAAAGGTAATAGATTCAAAGTCTATACCACGAGAGGGGACAGTGTATGAATAAAAAGAAAAGCAGTATTTCTGCTACTGCTAGATGGTTTTGGAAATATGGCAAGGGTAGATATTTTCATGTGCTAGGAATTATTATGTGTATTGGGTTAATTACAGGTGGTAACATTCTTCGAGCAAGTGTTTTAGATAAGTTAATTACAGTATCCTTATTAAGGGACACAGAACAACTATTAGTTATAATAGTTACGCTAATTGCAATAGTTGTGGTGGGGTTATTGGCAAACTCTTTTCTAGCTCTATTTAAAACTCACTTCGGAGCAATAACTGCTGCTAATATTAGGAAGGATTTTTTTAGTAGTTTGCTTAAAATGCCAGTGTCTAAAATAGAATCACATTCATCAGGGGCTATAATCTCTGTATATAATAATGAACTAAATAAGATTATTAGTTTAATTTCAGGTAAATTTGTAGACGCTTTGCTTCAACCTATAATGTTTATTGGGGTTTCTGTTTATATGTTGATAATAAACTGGAAGCTTTATCTCATATGCTATGCATTACTGCCCTTGGTAGTAATGATAATAAACAAGTTGTCAAAGAAAAGTGCTTCCTATGCCACTAAGTATTATGAGAAGATTGGATATGCAAATGAACTATCCAAAGAGTGTATTGATGGAATAACAGAGATAAAGACTTTTAATCTAGAGAGCTCTGTTATTGAACGGTGCAAGAATGCATTTGATGATGTTCTGTTTTACATTCTTAAGTCTGAGAAGTATGATGCAATATCCCTTCCATTTTGGCTATTGAATTTTCAATTGCCGAAGATCATGTGTATTTTGTTTGGTGGATTCCTTGCGCTAAATGGGGAAATGACTGTAGGAGAGCTGGTAGCATATGTCCAACTAACTCTATATGTTTCTCAACCAGCGTCAGCAGTAGTAGATTTTATAGATTCATTAAGACAAGGTAGTGTAGCATTAAAAGGAATTAGAGGGATAATGGATGTAGAAGAGTTTACAGAAATTCAAATTAAGCCTATAGGGAAAACAAAGCAGGAGGCAATATCCTTTAATAATGTTACCTTTGCCTACGGAGATAACACAGTTTTAAAGAATTGTAACTTCACCATCAAAAGGAATGGGTTTAATGTATTGGCAGGGGCCAGTGGCCAAGGAAAAAGTACTATATTATCTTTAATTTGTGGGTTGTATTCTGTGACAAGTGGAGAGATAAAGATAGCAGAAGAATATATTGAGAAAGGCATTGCTTACGTATCTCAGGATAATGTGTTATTTCCAGGCACCATAGCTGAAAACATAGCATTTGGCATAGAAAATCCTAGTTTTTCGGAAATTCAAGAGGCTGCTATAGCAGCCAAGGCCCATGACTTCATATGCCAACTCCCAAAATCTTACAATACTCCTGTTGGAGAGCGTGGGCAGATTCTATCGGGAGGTCAGCGTCAGCGGATTGCAATTGCTAGAGCATTTTTTAGAAAAAGCCCATTAATTTTAATGGATGAGCCCACATCAGCAATAGATACTGAGACTGAGGAGCAAATTGTAAAAATGCTACTGAGTCTCTCTAAGGAATCTACTTTATTAGTTTCCTCCCATCGATTATCAACTATTAAAAAAGCAGATTGTATATATGTTCTTCAGGGAGCTAGTATTGTAGAGTGCGGAACCCATGAAGACTTGTGGAGTAATAATAAAGGTGTTTATCATAGTTTATATAGAAAACAAATAGAAGTAGACAGTGGTGGGGTGGCAGTATGAAAAATGAATTCGTAAATGATGGAAAAAAGATCTTTAACTTGCTAGGAAATGAAAAGTGGAAATATTTATTATCAGTTATTATTTGTGCAATTGTAGTTCCAGCCTTTGACCTAGCACTACCTTGGGTAACGAAATGGATGATCAATGCTGTGGAAATGGGAAGTAAAGAGCTTTTAATACAAGGTTTTTTAACTATGATAATAATATTTATTTTATACAGTATTCTGGTGCCAATCACTGGCTATCATTACGAAGGAAGAAGCCATAAGCCTTTGCTAGGTGTAAGGCTAAGGCTCTTAAAACATATTATAGGGATGCCCTTTAATTTCTTTTCTAAACAACATAGTGGGGAATTAATGTCTAGGTTAACAGGGGATATAGACGAGCTGTTTGATTTTTATAAAGAGCAAACCTATGATATTATTTCGATTTTATTTAAGGGTATAGGGGCTCTAGCTATGTTATTTATACTAGATATACGGATAGCAGCACCTGTTATAATATTAGGAATCATATCTGCTGTAAGCAGAAGCTATGGGGTAAAGGCCTTAAAAGAAAATAGTGATGATGTACGTAAGCTCTCAGGAGAAGCGAATAGTCTAGTTAGTGATTCCTTAGGAGGTATTAAGGTAGTAAAGGCATTTAAATTTGAGGAATTCTTAAATAGAGACTTCACTTCTATTATGGATAGAGTAACCCGCAAGGCCTATGATAGAAATATTATAGAAATAAAAAGAAATGCACTAAGCTATATAATTGGTAGTTTGAATTTTCTTGGAGTTCTGTGTATTGGAGCATATATGATATCCAAGGGGACCTTAGACGTTGGGTCTGTATTCGCAGCCATAATGCTACAAGAAGGTATTATAGAGATGTTTGTGGCCTTTGGAACCTATGGTTTTGGAATAAAGATACAAATAGCAAAATCTGCCCGCATATTTGAACTATTCCAGGAGAAACAAGAGAGACAAGGGAAGTATGAGGGTTCAGGCTCTCATATATGTGGAGATGAGTTAATTGCCATTGAGGAGGGCAGCTTTTCATATAATGATAGAGAGGCAGTGTTTACCAGACTCAATATAAGGATTATGAGAAATGAGCTGGTCATATTGGAAGGGCAAAGTGGCACTGGTAAATCAACTCTATCTAAAATATTAACAGGACTAATGCCGCTAGAATCTGGAAATATCCTTTGGTGTGGAAAAAATGCTAACATGTCAATTCTACGGAATAATGTAGCATATGTTCCACAGGAACCCTACCTTTTCAAGGGATCAATATTGGATAATTTAAGGATTGGTAATCCAAAAGCTACAATGGACGAAATTTATAAAGCTACTAAAAAGGCATGTGCCCATGATTTTATAGTAAGCCAACCCCAAGGGTACAACACTGTAATAGGAGAACGTGGTCTTACCCTATCAGGAGGGCAAAGACAAAGAATTGCCATAGCCAGAGCCTTACTAAAGGAGGCATCTATCCTACTTATAGATGAAGGCACATCTGCTATCGACTCAGAAATAGAAAACATTTTGTTAGACAATTTAATAAGTGAAGTAGATAAGAGGACGGTAATTTTTGTTGCCCATGGTCCAACAATCGCTAAACGAGCTAATAGAGTTATAGAAATATAATGATAGAGACCTTTTCCTTTAATGAACCAGCCATAAAAACACTAAAGAAGGTAGGATTTAAAGAAATAGGTAGACGGAGAAATAGTATCATATACGGAAGAAATGAATATGATGAAATTTTTATGGATATGCTCAGCGATGAATTTCAGCAATCAAAAATTGAAAAGTTATTAGGAAAGAAGTAAAAATATTATAAAACCACTTGACTCGGCCCCTAGGGCAGGGTTTATTCTTTAAGTGGAGGTGGTTTTAATGAATACAAAGGAAGCGTGTAATAAGCTAGGTCTAACTCAAAAGGGTTTAAGGGTCTACGAGGAAAAGGGTTTAGTTATTCCTAAGCGTAAAGAAAATGGATATAGGGACTACAGTGATAAAGACTTACTAAAGCTTAGGGAGATAATGCTCTTTAAAGACCTAGGTTTTTCCCTAGAAGAGATCAAAACTTTATTGGACAAAAACATTGATGACGAAGATAACTTTGCTAGGAGTCTTTACTTTCAAAAACAGGCAATAAGCAAAAAGATATTAGCACTAAGAAATATTGAAAAAACTCTAAAAGATAGTTTAGAAGATATTTTAAATGACAACAGCAATAACGAGGTTCACTTCGATACCATGGAAAGAGTATTAGAAAAGAATAAAAGGTTAATGGTTAATTGGGTTGATCAATGGAATTTTGACGCATGGGCCAGGAAATATGATGAATCCATTCATAGCAATAACGATGAACTAAAACTCTTCGAGGACTACCATGTGGTAATGGGGGAAGTACGCAAGGAAATTGATACAACCAATCCAGAGAGTATATTAGACTTGGGCTGCGGCACGGGAAATCTTACGGGACTATATGCAGATAAGTGTGATGTATTTGGCATCGATCAAAGTCTGGAGATGCTTTTGCAGTGCAAAAAAAAGTACCCACATATGAGTTTAAAATTAGGGAACTTTTTAGACGCAACATATATTAATGGGGTTAGATTTGACTGTATAGCAACTACCTTTGCATATCATCATCTAACACAAGGCGAAAAGGAGAAGGCCATAGATAATATGCTGGAATCCCTAAAACCCCACGGGAAGATAGTTATAGGTGACTTGATGTTCCTTAATGAAAGTAAAAGGGAAGCAAAGAGAAAGGAGTATATTTCAATGGGTAGAGAAGACCTATGGGAAATAGTAGAGGAAGAATTCTATGGGGATGTGGAAAAACTAAAAAAATATGTGGAGAAAAAAGGTGTAAAATTTCAATATAAACACTTGGTTAACTTCACCTGGCTTATTGTTATAGGTGGATAGTTATTAAATTTAAAAAATAGTATATAAAGAAGAACCTTTGCAGGATTAAAACTTGCAAAGGTTTTTATGTAAATTATATTAAATACAGGACTTTTATAAAAGAAAATCTACAAGAAAAATTTAAGTGCATGAAGGACTAAAAATTTATCGTAGTTAGTCAAGCTCAGATAAAAAATGTAAATATTTTGAAGGAATATATGGAAGTTTGTCGAATTTATTGTTGAGGTTATTTGGAGAGGAGTGCTAACTTTGATTGAAATAAAAAATGTAAGCAAGCTATATAATGGTAGTAATGCCCTAGCTTTAGAGGAAATGTCTTTACATCTGGATCCAGGTGAATTTGTATTTTTAGTGGGTCCCAGTGGTGCTGGAAAAAGTACATTGATTAAACTTATGTTTAGAGAGCAGCTGCCAACTAACGGAAAAATCTTCTTTAATGAGAGGGATGTTGCTGCCTATAATCAAAAGGAACTATTGGAACATCGACGTAAGATAGGGATGGTATTCCAGGATTACAAGCTACTAAAGCAGAAAACTGTTTTTGAGAATGTGGCTTTTGCTCTGGAAGTGCTAGGATATTCCCCAAAAGAGATTCAGAAAAAAGTGCCTGAGGCTTTGGAGAAGGTGGGACTTACGGAAAAAGCGAATTCATTTCCAAGAGAGCTCTCTGGAGGACAGCAGCAGAGGGTAGGGATCGCCCGAGCCATTGTAAAGGACCCTGTTTTAATTTTGGCTGACGAACCTACGGGTAACCTAGATCGTGATAATGCTTTGCAGTTAATGCAGCTATTTGAGAAGATTAATCGAGAAGGAACAACTGTTGTGATTGCAACCCACGCGTGGGACCTTGTGGATCGTATGCAAAAGCGAGTAGTGGCATTATCTAGCGGTAAGTTAACCAGGGATGAGCAAGGAGGATATGATCATGAATAGGTATTCTTTACGTTATTGCATGCGTCAAAGTGTTCAGTCTCTTTCAAGGAATTCATGGCTTGCTGTGATTACTTCAGGCCTGATCGCCGTTTCATTAGCTATTTTAGGTGGATTTTTGTTGGTTACAATAAATGTGAATCAATTCATACACAATGTTGAGTCGAATGTGGAGATTAGTGTATTTCTAAATGAGGGAGTCAGCTCATCAATTGTTGAGGAAAGGCTTGATAAATTAGATGGTGTTGTAAGTCACACATTCATTTCTAAGGAAGAGGGTTTATCGGACTTCGCCAAGACAATGGGGGACCCAACCCTATTAAGAGATCTAGAGGGTGAAAACAACCCGCTGCCTGATTTAATTCGTGTACGTGTTACTGAGCCTGAACAGGTAGCTACCGTAGCAGGGGCCATACAGGTTTACCCTGAAGTAGAAATGGTTGACTTTGGGGAAGAGTTAGTTACCCGCATTATGCAAATTACCAGTCGTCTAAATTCGATATTCTTGATGCTGGGTATTTCCATCGCCCTTGGTGCAGTGTTCTTGATTGTGACTATCATCCGTATTTCTGTAGTAGCCCGCCAAGATGAAGTAAGTGTAATGAAATATATGGGTGCTAGCGATGGATATATCCGTTTCCCATTCTTAATGGAGGGAATGGTGATGGGCTGGGCTGGGACAATAATCGCTATTATTGCCCTAGGCCTAGTATACGGTCAATTGTCGTCTTCACTTAATCAAGACGCACTGACACTGCTCTTTCAACCAGTCACAGACATGGCGAGAATCTTGCCTATTTTCCTAGGTCTTATGGTTGTGGGAACACTTATGAGTGGCTTTGGAAGCTTTATATCGATTCGGAAATATCTGCGCGTTTAGTCGTGCCGGAAAGGAAGGATAAAAATGCGTCGTTTAATTAGTGTATTGATACTGACTGCTGTACTCTTCCTCTCTTTTGAAGGGGTGGTCAGCAACACTGTTTACGGTAATACTGGTTCCCCTCAGGGAAGTATTGATGATATTAAAAAGGAAATTGCTGAACTTGAAGAAACTATAAAGTTACTAAATGAAGACATCGATAGTCGATTAAAAAGGATAGATGACCTGGATAAAGAGCTTATAGCAACAGAGAAGGAACTTGAAAAAAATGGGGTGCTATTGGCTCAAGCTCAGGAAAGACTAGATGAAAACACGAAAAAATTCGGAGGCCGTGTACGAAGTGCCTACATGAAGGGTGGATCATCCTATATAGAAATCCTTTTGGAAGCAGATAATTTTGGGGATTTAATCGTTCGGTTAGCATATTTGACACGAGTCCTAAATAGGGATGCTGAGTTAGTCAGCGGTATTAGAGAAGAACGGGAGATTATTGAGGGTAGACAAATAGCTATGGAGGATCAGCGCAAAAAGATTGAAGACCGCCGCTTCCAGATGGAAGCAGAGCGTCGCAACCTAGAAGATCAACGCAAGGCAGTAAATGCTCTTTTAGCCATATCTAAAGGAAATCTAGCAGATGAGTTGGCAGTGGTTCCCCAAGCGGAACGCACCCCTGTATACGGTGTAGTTTTTGACAATCATCCCAGTGCTAGGCCACAACATGGGTTGTCCCAAGCAAGTATTGTATACGAGTATGAGGTGGAAGGTCGTAGTACCCGCTACCTAGTTCTTTTCTCTACACTTCCTAGCAAAGTTGGGCCTATCCGTAGTGCACGGGAGCACAGTACTGCCCTAGCTTTGGAGAACAAAGTTAACTTTATTCATGCCGGTGGCAGTAAAGCTGGTATGGAAAAAATAAGTGAGTGGAGTGTGAACAGTACCAATGCGTTGGCTCATCCAGCTTTTTACCGTGACTCATCCCGGAGGGCACCCCATAATCTATATGTTAATTTATCAACATTAAACAGGGGTTCATCATCGTCAACAGTAATACGTCCAGGGAATCTAAGTAGGCAAGGAATATCTGCCAATTCTACATCAATAGAATATAGCCCTTCATATCGTGTTTCATACCAATACAACTCTGAAAAGGGAGCCTATAAAAGGTTGATTAACGGTAATGATCACCGGGATGCTACAGGTGCACAAATATGGGCCAGAAACATTATAATTCAGTATACAGCCCACCCTACAGTTAATGGGCTCCCGACTCCCGAGGTTGTAGGACAGGGGGCAATTGATTATTACGCAAAGGGTCAACACTTTAGAGGCACATGGAGGAAAGACAGTCCCAGTTCTCGAACCCGCTTCTATTATGAGGATGGTCAAGAAATCGAGCGGATTTACGGGCAGACATGGATTCAAATCTCTAGACCTAAATAAATCCAAAAAACCCAGGTGTCGAGCCTGGGTTTTTGAGATTCATAATGTTTTTATGTTTTGAGACAGGGGAAGTAAAGAAAGTGTTTATAATATGATGAGTAAAGCAGGATAAATTTTGCTATAAAACTTATGGAAGGAGGTTATTTATGGCTATTATCTTTGTTACTGGTTTATCAGGAGTTGGGAAATCAAGTACATTAGAGAATTTAAAAAAACAGGGTTATAATGTAGTGGATACAGACTACGGCTATGTAAAAGAAATAACAAACAACGTTGGCCATAAAGAAAGGGTTTGGGATGAAGATAAAATTTCAAACCTAATAACTGAGTACAAGCAATCACATCTAGTTATCTCAGGTTGCTGTTCTAACCAAGGGAAGTTCTATAAAAAGTTTGAACATGTGGTACTATTGAAATCTGATTTTCCTGTTATGCTTGATAGGATAGATAAGAGAACATCACATAGTTATGGGAAGAACCCTCAAGAGAGAGCTGAGGTAATAGATAGTTATGAAAATGTACTACCTTTACTAGAAAAAAGATCGGATATAATAATTGATACTACCAACAATAGTGTTGAGGTAGTTTGCAAACTACTGAAAGGACTAATTTAATTAGGTAAGCTCTAAAAAATATAGAAAAAGTATAAAAGGAAGCTCTAAGTATACTATTATAAATTAAGGAGAGGGTCTCTATACTAACAATTGGTTATATTGGAAATGGTAAAAGTACAAACAGATATCATTTGCCATTTGTACTACAAAGAGAAAACATAAAGGTTAAAAGCATTTATCAAAGAAATCCCAAAAATGAAAGCTGGAGTAGAATTGCCCATGTAAACTATACATCTGACATAGATGAATTGCTTAATGATAAAGAAATTCAACTAATTGTAGTTTGTACTAGGCATGATAGTCATTATGAATATGCCAAAATGGTTTTAGAGCATAACAAACATTGCTTAGTTGAAAAACCATTTATGGAGACATCAAAACAGGCCAGGGAGATATTTAAGTTAGCAAAGGAAAAAGGTCTAACTGTCCAGGCTTATCAAAACAGGCGTTTTGACAGTGATTTTTTGACTGTTCAAAAGGTCATTGAAGAAGGAAAATTAGGTGAGTTATTAGAATTAGAAATGCATTATGATTACTTTAGACCAGAGATTCCTCAATCCATCACTAAATTTGACCCTGCCATGTCCTATCTTTATGGTCATGGATGTCATACACTAGATCAGGTAATTAGCTATTTTGGTAAGCCTGACCATATCCATTACGATGTGAGACAATTATTAGGGACAGGGAGAATGAATGATTATTTTGATTTGGATTTATTCTATGGAAAACTAAAGATATCTGTTAAATCCAGCTACTTTAGAATTAAGGAAAGACCAAGCTTTGTTGTCTATGGTAAGAAAGGTTGTTTTGTGAAAGAAACCAAAGACCGACAAGAAGAGCATCTTAAGCTGTTCTATATGCCAGATAATGAAGATTTCGGAATAGATACTATAAGTCACTACGGGACCCTGACGTATATTGATGAAGAAGGCACCATTCATGAAGAGAAAGTAAAATCAGTCAATGGTGACTATGGTAGGGTATATGATGACTTATATGAAGCGGTTGTAAATGGAAAAGCCAAAACAATCACAGACGAACAAACACTTTTGCAAATGGAGATTTTAGAAACTGGAGTAAAGGACTTAATATAAAAGCTTGTAAAAAGAGATGCAAACCCCTAATTATAGAAGGTTGCATCTCTTTTATATTTGCAATGAAATATACTTTATCAATTAA comes from Alkalicella caledoniensis and encodes:
- a CDS encoding oxidoreductase, producing the protein MLTIGYIGNGKSTNRYHLPFVLQRENIKVKSIYQRNPKNESWSRIAHVNYTSDIDELLNDKEIQLIVVCTRHDSHYEYAKMVLEHNKHCLVEKPFMETSKQAREIFKLAKEKGLTVQAYQNRRFDSDFLTVQKVIEEGKLGELLELEMHYDYFRPEIPQSITKFDPAMSYLYGHGCHTLDQVISYFGKPDHIHYDVRQLLGTGRMNDYFDLDLFYGKLKISVKSSYFRIKERPSFVVYGKKGCFVKETKDRQEEHLKLFYMPDNEDFGIDTISHYGTLTYIDEEGTIHEEKVKSVNGDYGRVYDDLYEAVVNGKAKTITDEQTLLQMEILETGVKDLI
- a CDS encoding DUF3048 domain-containing protein, coding for MRRLISVLILTAVLFLSFEGVVSNTVYGNTGSPQGSIDDIKKEIAELEETIKLLNEDIDSRLKRIDDLDKELIATEKELEKNGVLLAQAQERLDENTKKFGGRVRSAYMKGGSSYIEILLEADNFGDLIVRLAYLTRVLNRDAELVSGIREEREIIEGRQIAMEDQRKKIEDRRFQMEAERRNLEDQRKAVNALLAISKGNLADELAVVPQAERTPVYGVVFDNHPSARPQHGLSQASIVYEYEVEGRSTRYLVLFSTLPSKVGPIRSAREHSTALALENKVNFIHAGGSKAGMEKISEWSVNSTNALAHPAFYRDSSRRAPHNLYVNLSTLNRGSSSSTVIRPGNLSRQGISANSTSIEYSPSYRVSYQYNSEKGAYKRLINGNDHRDATGAQIWARNIIIQYTAHPTVNGLPTPEVVGQGAIDYYAKGQHFRGTWRKDSPSSRTRFYYEDGQEIERIYGQTWIQISRPK
- the ftsX gene encoding permease-like cell division protein FtsX, coding for MRQSVQSLSRNSWLAVITSGLIAVSLAILGGFLLVTINVNQFIHNVESNVEISVFLNEGVSSSIVEERLDKLDGVVSHTFISKEEGLSDFAKTMGDPTLLRDLEGENNPLPDLIRVRVTEPEQVATVAGAIQVYPEVEMVDFGEELVTRIMQITSRLNSIFLMLGISIALGAVFLIVTIIRISVVARQDEVSVMKYMGASDGYIRFPFLMEGMVMGWAGTIIAIIALGLVYGQLSSSLNQDALTLLFQPVTDMARILPIFLGLMVVGTLMSGFGSFISIRKYLRV
- a CDS encoding ABC transporter ATP-binding protein: MKNEFVNDGKKIFNLLGNEKWKYLLSVIICAIVVPAFDLALPWVTKWMINAVEMGSKELLIQGFLTMIIIFILYSILVPITGYHYEGRSHKPLLGVRLRLLKHIIGMPFNFFSKQHSGELMSRLTGDIDELFDFYKEQTYDIISILFKGIGALAMLFILDIRIAAPVIILGIISAVSRSYGVKALKENSDDVRKLSGEANSLVSDSLGGIKVVKAFKFEEFLNRDFTSIMDRVTRKAYDRNIIEIKRNALSYIIGSLNFLGVLCIGAYMISKGTLDVGSVFAAIMLQEGIIEMFVAFGTYGFGIKIQIAKSARIFELFQEKQERQGKYEGSGSHICGDELIAIEEGSFSYNDREAVFTRLNIRIMRNELVILEGQSGTGKSTLSKILTGLMPLESGNILWCGKNANMSILRNNVAYVPQEPYLFKGSILDNLRIGNPKATMDEIYKATKKACAHDFIVSQPQGYNTVIGERGLTLSGGQRQRIAIARALLKEASILLIDEGTSAIDSEIENILLDNLISEVDKRTVIFVAHGPTIAKRANRVIEI
- a CDS encoding GNAT family N-acetyltransferase produces the protein MIETFSFNEPAIKTLKKVGFKEIGRRRNSIIYGRNEYDEIFMDMLSDEFQQSKIEKLLGKK
- a CDS encoding ABC transporter ATP-binding protein — its product is MNKKKSSISATARWFWKYGKGRYFHVLGIIMCIGLITGGNILRASVLDKLITVSLLRDTEQLLVIIVTLIAIVVVGLLANSFLALFKTHFGAITAANIRKDFFSSLLKMPVSKIESHSSGAIISVYNNELNKIISLISGKFVDALLQPIMFIGVSVYMLIINWKLYLICYALLPLVVMIINKLSKKSASYATKYYEKIGYANELSKECIDGITEIKTFNLESSVIERCKNAFDDVLFYILKSEKYDAISLPFWLLNFQLPKIMCILFGGFLALNGEMTVGELVAYVQLTLYVSQPASAVVDFIDSLRQGSVALKGIRGIMDVEEFTEIQIKPIGKTKQEAISFNNVTFAYGDNTVLKNCNFTIKRNGFNVLAGASGQGKSTILSLICGLYSVTSGEIKIAEEYIEKGIAYVSQDNVLFPGTIAENIAFGIENPSFSEIQEAAIAAKAHDFICQLPKSYNTPVGERGQILSGGQRQRIAIARAFFRKSPLILMDEPTSAIDTETEEQIVKMLLSLSKESTLLVSSHRLSTIKKADCIYVLQGASIVECGTHEDLWSNNKGVYHSLYRKQIEVDSGGVAV
- a CDS encoding MerR family transcriptional regulator codes for the protein MNTKEACNKLGLTQKGLRVYEEKGLVIPKRKENGYRDYSDKDLLKLREIMLFKDLGFSLEEIKTLLDKNIDDEDNFARSLYFQKQAISKKILALRNIEKTLKDSLEDILNDNSNNEVHFDTMERVLEKNKRLMVNWVDQWNFDAWARKYDESIHSNNDELKLFEDYHVVMGEVRKEIDTTNPESILDLGCGTGNLTGLYADKCDVFGIDQSLEMLLQCKKKYPHMSLKLGNFLDATYINGVRFDCIATTFAYHHLTQGEKEKAIDNMLESLKPHGKIVIGDLMFLNESKREAKRKEYISMGREDLWEIVEEEFYGDVEKLKKYVEKKGVKFQYKHLVNFTWLIVIGG
- the ftsE gene encoding cell division ATP-binding protein FtsE, translating into MIEIKNVSKLYNGSNALALEEMSLHLDPGEFVFLVGPSGAGKSTLIKLMFREQLPTNGKIFFNERDVAAYNQKELLEHRRKIGMVFQDYKLLKQKTVFENVAFALEVLGYSPKEIQKKVPEALEKVGLTEKANSFPRELSGGQQQRVGIARAIVKDPVLILADEPTGNLDRDNALQLMQLFEKINREGTTVVIATHAWDLVDRMQKRVVALSSGKLTRDEQGGYDHE
- a CDS encoding AAA family ATPase — encoded protein: MAIIFVTGLSGVGKSSTLENLKKQGYNVVDTDYGYVKEITNNVGHKERVWDEDKISNLITEYKQSHLVISGCCSNQGKFYKKFEHVVLLKSDFPVMLDRIDKRTSHSYGKNPQERAEVIDSYENVLPLLEKRSDIIIDTTNNSVEVVCKLLKGLI
- a CDS encoding AraC family transcriptional regulator, with the protein product MDYTNLIQKTIDYIDDNIFEEITVENLAKIAGFSTYHYYKLFRNYVGVPIKEYVTRRRLQYALYELSQGKKIIDIAMTYGFETHAGFTKAFKKTFGYPPNFYRIHAPIGIPQRVNLKRLKDSKAGGIVMQPKITCRDGFKLVGYEFKTTLNNNAHCRDIPAFLHRFETEDKEIKLYETQNPPKHGEYGICTSTNLEKDEFSYILGVEVTNFDSALEEMYTLDVLPATYAVFTSPDVSSADFEKSVIGTWQYILEEWFPNSPYEIDDSQPDFEFYNERCHPWVYEKVHMYIYIPVKIKSRNR